A single window of Solanum dulcamara chromosome 5, daSolDulc1.2, whole genome shotgun sequence DNA harbors:
- the LOC129889857 gene encoding chaperone protein dnaJ 13, with product MKEEESGPQNRELYALLHISPEASDEEIRKAYRQWAQIYHPDKYQALEMKEIATENFQRICEAYEILSDETKRQIYDIYGMEGINSGLELGTKLNKAEEIKEELERLRRQKELQKVAAHLRPSGSILANLSLPQFLEGDGIMKGMAIASEVQSQISKNNAVAIGGNLAVNGNAGGGAASVVFRHQMSSVSSIEFMGSMGLRALLGVQTTRHISVHSTATMGLAMSLRDGSVNLSNTWTRQLSDTDNGNIHLSLGPESSIAVGWQRKEQKRSASGEIKLGTGSFGATANYTHRFSTKSHGRIAARIGSTALELELGGGRKISEFSTIRMLYTVGIQGIFWKFELHRGGQKLIVPILLSRHLNPIFATGAFVVPTSLYFVLKRFVVKPFYLKREKLKASETMDKTLGQVREARKAAEKAQQLLQNVANRKRTRQLETGGLVVKKALYGSLKALKNRNQIEEVKDEVASQIIDVTLPLNFLVSDSGKLKLHEGVKKSGIMGFCDPCPGEPKQLYVEYTFDGNNFEVIVDDLDKLLIPQESHRI from the exons atgaaagaagaagaaagtggGCCGCAAAATAGAGAGTTATATGCATTGCTTCATATATCTCCAGAAGCTTCTGATGAAGAAATTCGAAAAGCTTATCGTCAATGGGCTCAAATCTATCACCCTGATAAATATCAAGCTCTTGAG ATGAAGGAAATTGCAACAGAGAATTTCCAACGAATATGTGAAGCTTATGAAATTTTATCGGATGAGACAAAAAGACaaatatatgacatatatggTATGGAAGGGATTAATTCTGGTCTGGAACTTGGTACTAAGCTGAACAAAGCTGAGGAGATCAAGGAAGAACTTGAAAGACTACGTCGTCAGAAAGAACTTCAAAAGGTTGCAGCGCATCTCCGACCGTCTGGGTCAATTTTGGCAAATCTGTCATTGCCACAGTTTTTAGAGGGTGATGGCATTATGAAAGG GATGGCTATAGCTAGTGAAGTTCAGTCTCAGATATCCAAAAACAATGCAGTTGCCATTGGTGGAAATCTGGCGGTTAATGGGAATGCCGGCGGTGGTGCTGCATCTGTTGTTTTTAGGCATCAAATGTCATCAGTTTCGTCAATAGAGTTTATGGGGTCTATGGGTTTGAGAGCATTACTAGGAGTACAGACAACTCG TCATATATCTGTTCACTCTACTGCAACAATGGGTCTTGCCATGTCTTTAAGAGATGGTTCTGTCAATCTCTCCAACACTTGGACTCGCCAGCTATCTGATACCGATAATGGAAAT ATACATCTTTCATTAGGTCCAGAGTCATCTATAGCTGTTGGATGGCAGAGGAAGGAGCAGAAAAGGTCTGCTTCTGGAGAGATCAAG CTAGGGACAGGGTCATTTGGTGCAACGGCTAATTACACCCACCGCTTTTCCACAAAATCTCACGGGCGTATCGCAGCCAGAATCGGAAG TACTGcacttgaacttgaattgggAGGTGGAAGAAAAATATCTGAATTCAGTACCATTCGGATGCTGTATACTGTAGGAATTCAG GGGATCTTTTGGAAGTTTGAGTTACACCGTGGGGGACAAAAGTTGATTGTTCCT ATATTGCTTTCTAGGCATTTGAACCCTATATTTGCCACCGGAGCATTTGTGGTACCGACCTCACTGTATTTTGTACTGAAG AGATTTGTTGTGAAACCTTTTTATCTTAAGCGTGAAAAGCTGAAGGCATCAGAAACTATGGATAAAACTCTTGGCCAG GTTCGGGAGGCAAGGAAGGCTGCTGAGAAAGCTCAGCAGCTATTGCAAAATGTGGCCAATAGGAAAAGAACTAGACAGCTAGAAACAGGTGGACTGGTTGTAAAAAAAGCACTGTATGGCAGCCTTAAAGCTCTGAAGAACAGAAATCAAATAGAGGAAGTGAAAGATGAAGTGGCTTCTCAAATCATTGATGTCACTCTACCTTTAAATTTTCTTGTGAGCGACTCAGGGAAACTAAAG CTGCACGAGGGTGTGAAGAAATCAGGAATTATGGGATTTTGTGATCCTTGTCCGGGAGAACCTAAGCAATTGTATGTGGAATATACCTTTGATGGTAACAACTTTGAG GTCATTGTTGACGATTTGGACAAGTTGCTTATACCCCAAGAATCACACAGAATTTGA